A single window of Colletotrichum destructivum chromosome 9, complete sequence DNA harbors:
- a CDS encoding Putative cyclic phosphodiesterase, producing the protein MGSQLVSTDAKNKLEDLSGITILPGQNPYDAFIKACNDNPAEIQALYQAHRTKRNEQQKQKFIAPDYKELVIDPFLLRLENPEMEPGFQDPRNCFVFWARPPDHIVRLAAYVQALLKKAAPNAWLMPQHRMHLTALEVTHSKTPEEITALTDTLRPAIPYITDYTYAHRSRLVKPMVSYDLSAFALSFLPAAGEPASGPAPAPTAAQTAVVEGDGYTYHHLRRDVFDLARSTGLPIESRYQVPSAHITLGRYLSEEDHETPEARARWVETIDEINAWLEKEVWALKDGAGGWVGEWLVGQERGLEARNGQLWYGGGRTIRVGEGF; encoded by the exons ATGGGGTCTCAACTAGTCTCGACCGACGCCAAGAACAAGTTGGAAGACTTGTCGGGCATCACCATCCTGCCGGGCCAGAACCCATACGATGCCTTCATCAAGGCCTGCAATGATAATCCC GCAGAGATTCAAGCTCTCTACCAGGCTCATAGAACGAAGAGGAACGAGCAGCAGAAACAAAAATTCATCGCCCCGGACTACAAGGAGCTCGTCATTGACCCCTTCCTCCTGAGGCTCGAGAACCCCGAGATGGAGCCGGGCTTCCAGGACCCCCGTAACTGCTTCGTCTTCTGGGCCCGCCCGCCTGACCACATCGTGAGGCTCGCAGCCTACGTGCAGGCCCtgctcaagaaggccgcGCCGA ACGCTTGGCTCATGCCTCAGCACCGCATGCACCTCACAGCCCTAGAGGTAACCCACTCCAAGACCCCCGAAGAGATCACCGCCCTCACCGACACCTTGCGCCCCGCGATTCCCTACATCACGGACTACACCTACGCCCACCGCTCGCGGCTTGTGAAGCCTATGGTCTCCTACGACCTCTCGGCCTTCGccctctccttcctcccAGCGGCGGGCGAACCCGCCAGCGgccccgcgcccgcgcccacCGCAGCGCagacggccgtcgtcgagggcgacggctACACGTaccaccacctccgccgggacgtcttcgacctggCGCGGTCGACAGGTCTGCCGATCGAGTCGCGGTACCAGGTGCCGAGCGCGCACATCACGCTGGGACGGTACCTCTCCGAGGAGGACCACGAGACGCCCGAGGCGAGGGCCAGGTGGGTCGAGACCATCGACGAGATCAACGCTtggctcgagaaggaggtttGGGCCCTGAAGGACGGGGCCGGCGGCTGGGTCGGCGAGTGGCTCGTCGGGCAGGAGAGGGGCCTGGAAGCGCGGAACGGGCAGCTGTGGTAcggaggggggaggacgaTCAGGGTCGGGGAGGGGTTCTGA
- a CDS encoding Putative zinc-binding ribosomal protein: protein MVNIPKTRMTYCKGKECRKHTQHKVTQYKAGKASLFAQGKRRYDRKQSGYGGQTKPVFHKKAKTTKKVVLRLECVKCKTKLQLALKRCKHFELGGDKKTKGAALVF from the exons ATGG TGAACATTCCCAAGACGCGTATGACCTACTGCAAGGGCAAGGAGTGCCGCAAGCACACCCAGCACAAGGTCACCCAGTacaaggccggcaag GCCTCGCTGTTCGCGCAGGGAAAGAGACGTTACGACCGAAAGCAGTCCGGTTACGGTGGTCAGAC CAAGCCTGTCTTCCACAAGAAGGCTAAGACCACCAAGAAGGTTGTCCTGCGGTTGGAGTGCGTCAAGTGCAAGACCAAGCTTCAGCTCGCCCTGAAGCGCTGCAAGCACTTCGAGTTGGG TGGTgacaagaagaccaagggTGCTGCCCTCGTTTTCTAA
- a CDS encoding Putative C-5 cytosine methyltransferase, with protein MADQEELDRLEQLRLYDPNAGQGLAGDQSSHEEAYLQNDPADGQYPAEPDSLHEHHTYGTPPAYNFGDAENWVEQNVSGLDRVAESQSLNDSPAPFPGFPSQQHSSGAGQSYGSSNTNQTESAQGMAPEADMDAGFDWDNITQLSQSSLYGGLAPMAQMRYESNPFPPEQQSSGSYQPQPAENAFFAQDPSNISHSNQLILDPALGGENPSQNDEAGSSGIVTPIAQRGGGNNMFSTQQQPFGSHQHQRPLIFYSLSQRFGGNPVSNPELQNSPQNPPQNVRIIDPHGNTGFGNPQHYDQHHPGPVPHLGYAQMPGDPPAAQNNHFPGQPIGERAVKSPPAAVPHQLQNPQPARSAPRAKARARRRRQEAPSAEQAGSPPRPQNDQDLFVVHYQTDHDRTIANHLSRVADVQSLLGAHAQPGKDINMLAIFSTPEKLLDVIIDAFVMENIQMPTQGSVPSQFVLHANRREGAILDERAVHKPRDAFPIIYHNARKLGFAQVVEQGGVSFRIATMCSGTDGPILALRELAEAATGDGHPGALKYDHVFSVEIDPVKQGWIARNVHPSGHIFRNVADLGKPGAYEAMSITGAMEKIPKEVDILIAGSSCVDFSSLNIRREDRKKASGLQKLFDQFQKRGVSDVLRQDDPIAEEVVEGLEALFDKIEEEKGESTKTFLSILLYALQHRPKILILENVTKAPWDQFKGFWLPAIGYSAAVAQVDSKSFLVPQTRQRKYLMAVDARRYGQNASDIVESWAELMKPSHWFKNPPDLEGFLLPPSDKRTLNSRFQLERTMLSKPKKDVEAVVCQNDHRLARRKEGLGNGQPYTRLDDRGNVQPREESWGNFIRSTTGRMQDLLDISSLRASEKNFDFTYKLVILDLGQNVDRQSIKIGTIPCIIPTNESFSTYHGRPILGIECLALQGIPIDRVSISVEKEAQLKDLAGNAMTTTVAGAAILCAIACERKYVLEALESSSVYIAGLPTAAPIAGPASFLFGLRHVAEEAGGTVATVGSAGSAGSAHLLPPATSSFVSPPVDNPIDNPVNEAKMSWQDVEPEAIPGAQAVGSFTDLYRKGRRNCLCDDFRKHQHTGTHWRCDDCDEVRCESCAGNPDHNFDKDRPVDVTCAIDKSAAYELAAAALPGHLVVDWFDPNIDVLDGLSDEIFGRHRAALQVAIRACCSSKNYYQTSLKFRDDLTVTYESEFSYITVVVTEKGLTWNVHLRQTYLDIGHLSMDPNEATKNAALLLNSLGYDVSKPLLRAVISDPDVSFLPTMNN; from the exons ATGGCGGACCAGGAGGAGTTGGACCGCCTGGAGCAACTCAGACTGTATGATCCGAATGCTGGCCAGGGCCTCGCGGGCGATCAATCGTCTCACGAAGAGGCGTATCTCCAAAATGACCCAGCGGATGGCCAGTACCCTGCAGAACCAGATTCCTTGCATGAACACCATACCTACggcacgccgccggcctACAACTTCGGAGACGCGGAAAACTGGGTCGAGCAGAATGTTTCTGGCCTCGATCGCGTCGCCGAAAGCCAGAGCCTGAACGACTCTCCTGCGCCTTTCCCAGGCTTCCCGTCTCAACAGCATAGTTCGGGAGCAGGTCAGAGCTACGGTTCGTCGAACACCAACCAGACAGAATCCGCTCAAGGTATGGCGCCCGAGGCTGATATGGACGCGGGCTTTGACTGGGACAACATCACACAACTCAGCCAGTCTAGCCTCTACGGGGGCTTGGCTCCGATGGCTCAAATGAGATACGAATCCAACCCGTTTCCTCCAGAGCAACAATCCTCCGGCAGCTATCAACCCCAACCTGCAGAAAACGCCTTCTTCGCTCAAGACCCGAGCAATATCTCGCACTCGAACCAACTGATACTGGACCCTGCGCTCGGTGGTGAGAACCCCTCTCAGAATGACGAGGCTGGTTCATCTGGGATTGTGACTCCAATTGCCCAAAGGGGTGGTGGAAACAACATGTTCTCTACACAGCAGCAACCTTTCGGCAGCCATCAACATCAGCGCCCGCTCATTTTCTACTCATTGTCTCAACGCTTTGGTGGCAATCCAGTCTCTAATCCAGAGCTTCAGAATTCTCCTCAGAACCCTCCTCAGAATGTCCGGATCATTGATCCTCATGGCAATACAGGATTCGGTAACCCGCAGCATTATGACCAGCATCACCCAGGTCCAGTACCGCACCTTGGCTACGCGCAGATGCCAGGCGACCCCCCAGCTGCACAGAACAATCATTTTCCTGGCCAACCCATCGGCGAGAGAGCTGTCAAGTCTCCTCCTGCCGCCGTACCCCATCAGCTTCAGAATCCCCAGCCAGCTCGCTCGGCTCCTCGTGCCAAAGCTCGAGCGCGTCGCAGACGCCAAGAGGCACCCAGCGCCGAGCAAGCCGGCTCACCGCCTCGACCCCAGAATGATCAAGACCTGTTCGTCGTTCATTATCAAACTGACCATGACCGCACGATCGCCAACCATCTCAGCCGAGTAGCTGACGTTCAGAGCCTGCTCGGAGCCCATGCCCAGCCCGGAAAAGACATCAACATGCTGGCAATTTTCTCAACGCCCGAAAAGCTCCTGGATGTTATCATCGATGCTTTCGTGATGGAGAACATTCAGATGCCAACTCAAGGCTCAGTGCCGTCACAGTTTGTTCTCCATGCAAACCGCCGCGAGGGTGCTATCCTGGATGAGCGAGCTGTTCACAAGCCGCGGGATGCCTTTCCGATTATATATCACAACGCAAGAAAGCTTGGGTTTGCacaggtcgtcgagcagggcggcgtcTCTTTCAGGATTGCAACGATGTGCTCTGGCACAGACGGTCCAATCTTGGCTCTGCGCGAATTGGCCGAAGCGGCCACTGGCGATGGGCACCCGGGTGCTCTTAAGTACGACCATGTCTTCAGTGTCGAGATCGATCCCGTGAAGCAGGGATGGATTGCAAGAAATGTTCACCCCTCCGGACATATCTTTCGAAACGTCGCCGATCTCGGAAAGCCTGGCGCATATGAAGC TATGTCGATAACCGGTGCCATGGAAAAGATCCCGAAGGAAGTCGACATCCTGATCGCCGGCAGTTCCTGCGTAGACTTTTCAAGTCTTAACATTCGGCGTGAGGACAGGAAGAAGGCATCTGGTCTCCAGAAGCTCTTCGACCAATTCCAGAAAAGAGGCGTCAGCGATGTTCTCAGACAAGACGATCCTATCGCTGAAGAAgttgtcgagggcctcgaggcgctATTTGACAAGATtgaagaggaaaaaggagAGTCGACTAAGACGTTCCTGTCGATCCTGCTCTACGCCCTCCAGCACCGTCCCAAGATTCTTATTCTAGAGAACGTCACCAAGGCCCCTTGGGACCAGTTCAAGGGGTTCTGGCTTCCCGCCATCGGATACAGTGCCGCCGTGGCCCAAGTGGACTCCAAGAGTTTCCTCGTGCCGCAAACGAGACAGCGAAAGTACCTgatggccgtcgacgccagaCGATACGGACAGAACGCCTCGGATATTGTCGAGTCATGGGCCGAGCTCATGAAACCGTCGCATTGGTTCAAGAACCCGCCGGACCTGGAAGGGTTCCTGCTCCCGCCGTCCGATAAGCGCACGCTGAACAGCAGGTTCCAGCTGGAGAGGACTATGCTTtccaagcccaagaaggacgtcgaagccgtcgtGTGCCAGAACGATCACCGCCTTGCGCGGCGGAAGGAGGGgctcggcaacggccagCCTTACACGCGACTCGACGATCGTGGTAACGTACAGCCTCGCGAAGAGTCGTGGGGTAACTTCATTCGCTCGACTACGGGACGGATGCAGGACCTCCTGGACATCAGTTCTCTGAGGGCCTCCGAGAAGAATTTCGACTTTACCTACAAGCTAGTCATACTCGACCTGGGACAGAACGTGGACCGTCAGAGCATCAAAATCGGTACCATCCCTTGCATCATCCCAACCAACGAATCCTTCTCGACGTACCACGGTCGTCCCATCTTGGGGATCGAGTGCCTTGCCCTTCAAGGCATCCCGATCGATCGGGTGTCCATCTCggtggagaaggaggcccaGCTGAAGGACCTGGCCGGCAAtgcgatgacgacgacggtggcgggGGCGGCAATCCTGTGCGCCATCGCCTGCGAGAGGAAGtacgtcctcgaggccctcgagtcgtcgtcggtgtaCATTGCCGGCCTCCCCACGGCAGCCCCAATCGCTGGCCCTGCCTCCTTCCTTTTCGGCCTGCGTCacgtggccgaggaggcgggcggcaCTGTGGCCACTGTGGGCTCAGCGGGTTCTGCGGGCTCTGCgcaccttcttcctcctgccACCTCATCTTTCGTCTCGCCTCCCGTCGACAATCCCATCGATAATCCCGTCAACGAGGCAAAGATGAGTTGGCAGgacgtcgagcccgaggccatCCCGGGCGCGCAGGCCGTGGGATCTTTCACGGACCTTTATCGCAAGGGTCGTCGCAACTGTCTCTGCGACGACTTTCGCAAGCACCAGCACACCGGAACCCACTGGCGCTGCGACGATTGCGACGAGGTCCGCTGCGAGTCCTGCGCCGGCAACCCCGATCACAACTTTGACAAGGATCGCCCCGTCGACGTCACCTGCGCAATCGACAAGAGCGCCGCTTACGAGCTTGCGGCTGCCGCCCTCCCAGGTCATCTGGTTGTTGATTGGTTTGATCCCAACAtcgatgtcctcgacggccttaGCGACGAAATCTTCGGTCGGCACCGCGCTGCTCTGCAAGTTGCCATCAGAGCCTGTTGCAGCTCCAAGAACTACTACCAGACCAGCCTCAAGTTCAGAGACGATCTCACCGTGACTTACGAGTCCGAGTTTTCCTACATCACCGTGGTTGTCACCGAGAAGGGCCTCACTTGGAACGTTCACCTGAGACAAACCTACCTCGACATTGGCCATCTCTCCATGGACCCCAACGAGGCGACCAAGAACGCAGCTCTCCTGCTCAACTCGCTGGGATACGACGTCAGCAAGCCTCTCCTGAGGGCCGTCATTTCGGACCCCGACGTCAGTTTTCTGCCTACGATGAACAACTAG